In Fusarium falciforme chromosome 10, complete sequence, a single genomic region encodes these proteins:
- a CDS encoding PNPLA domain-containing protein has protein sequence MSCLELETLVYSRLLYFFADIFCFHSYGLSDLARIGRWIATWSLQEHAGWKPSLVIVLADKYSQGSNAASIAERLLATTVETITSLPLSSYFFETTFLQIPETDSPNDFRTHLHRCTSTVRQRRQDAGLCFSVEHFNALFERAFESAAALTNQPFDPVRSARQDLPVSIELTDHLVNYMNQIPLARDLLSFASPVIASSLLLDHYVPDMHRESLLGPAGILL, from the coding sequence ATGTCCTGCCTGGAACTAGAAACGCTTGTATACTCCCGGTTGTTATACTTCTTTGCCGATATCTTTTGCTTCCACTCGTACGGTCTGTCGGACCTGGCCAGGATTGGGCGCTGGATCGCCACTTGGTCACTCCAGGAGCATGCGGGTTGGAAGCCCTCCCTAGTGATTGTCCTTGCAGATAAATACAGTCAAGGGTCAAATGCTGCCTCTATCGCAGAACGGCTTCTTGCCACAACAGTCGAGACAATCACTTCACTACCGCTGAGTTCTTACTTCTTCGAGACCACTTTCCTTCAAATACCGGAAACGGACTCACCTAATGACTTTCGCACGCACCTGCATCGCTGCACTTCAACTGTTCGCCAACGACGTCAAGACGCAGGCCTGTGCTTTTCTGTAGAGCATTTCAATGCCCTCTTCGAAAGAGCCTTTGAGTCAGCAGCGGCCCTGACGAACCAGCCTTTCGATCCTGTTCGCTCTGCTCGCCAAGATCTTCCGGTTTCGATCGAATTGACAGATCATCTCGTCAACTACATGAATCAAATACCCTTAGCCAGGGATCTCCTCTCATTTGCGTCTCCCGTTATTGCTTCGAGTCTATTGTTGGACCATTACGTGCCTGACATGCATCGTGAGTCTCTGCTTGGACCTGCTGGAATATTGCTCTAA